A window of Lepidochelys kempii isolate rLepKem1 chromosome 1, rLepKem1.hap2, whole genome shotgun sequence contains these coding sequences:
- the LOC140914468 gene encoding lysozyme g-like — MLLTLMILGLAALFGTSESQTGCFGNINNVDTTGASCKTARQEGLNYCGVPASEKIAERDLNNMNKYKTIIKSAGKKRCVDPAVIAGIVSRESHAGTLLKGGWGDNGNAFGLMQVDKNYHSIVGQWNGEDHLLDATQILIGMIKGIQKKFPRWTKEQQMKGGISAYNGGLGNVRSYVNMDIGTPGDDYANDVVARAKFYKRNGY; from the exons ATGCTACTAACGCTGATGATTCTGGGCCTTGCTGCCCTTTTTG GTACTTCTGAGAGTCAGACTGGATGCTTTGGTAACATAAACAACGTTGATACCACTGGGGCTTCCTGTAAAACTGCAAGACAAGAAGGTTTAAATTACTGTG GAGTTCCTGCATCAGAAAAGATTGCTGAGAGGGACTTAAATAATATGAACAAATATAAAACCATCATTAAGAGCGCTGGCAAAAAAAGATGTGTGGATCCAGCTGTGATCGCTGGTATCGTCTCTCGGGAGTCGCATGCTGGAACTCTCCTAAAGGGTGGCTGGGGCGATAACGGCAATGCATTTGGTTTAATGCAG GTTGATAAAAACTACCATAGTATTGTTGGACAGTGGAATGGTGAAGATCATCTCCTTGATGCTACACAAATCCTTATTGGTATGATTAAGGGAATCCAGAAAAAATTCCCCAGATGGACAAAGGAACAACAGATGAAAG GTGGGATTTCTGCCTACAACGGAGGACTAGGAAATGTCCGAAGTTATGTAAATATGGATATTGGCACGCCTGGCGATGATTATGCCAATGATGTCGTTGCACGAGCCAAGTTTTATAAGAGAAATGGATACTGA